A genomic segment from Leptolyngbya boryana PCC 6306 encodes:
- a CDS encoding Gfo/Idh/MocA family protein — MVETHPPCPRSVLFRGRVNARNDTFQKSSEIHPNPVSPNIMTPNQVTQRKIRYAVVGLGWFAQASALPAFAHAENSELVALVSDDPTKREEIAKQYGVQHTYAYDQYEDCLNSGEVDAVYIALPNHLHCEYTVRAANAGIHVLCEKPMAVTEDECQQMIDACDRNQVKLMIAYRLHLEEANMQAVEILKSGQIGEPRIFNSVFTQQVNAGNIRVQKAVGGGTLDDIGIYCINAARYLFQADPIEVFATAASKDEPRFRDVAEMSSAILRFPDDQLASFTVSFGAAKTSSYQVVGTKGDLRVDPGYSGQGEIKHILTIDDKTQTQTFEGHDQLAAEFVYFSDCILQNKEPEPSGQEGLIDIRIIQALYDSIQSGRFVQLPTMQRESRPGLHQSIQRPPLEKQPELVNAADPSGQS; from the coding sequence GTGGTTGAAACGCATCCACCGTGTCCTCGCTCTGTTTTATTCCGGGGGCGGGTGAATGCAAGGAACGATACGTTTCAAAAATCCTCTGAAATTCATCCTAATCCCGTTTCTCCTAACATTATGACTCCCAATCAAGTTACTCAAAGGAAGATTCGCTATGCTGTTGTCGGCTTGGGTTGGTTTGCTCAAGCTTCCGCACTTCCCGCTTTTGCTCATGCTGAAAATTCTGAACTCGTAGCTTTGGTTTCAGACGACCCAACAAAGCGAGAAGAAATTGCTAAACAGTATGGAGTTCAGCATACCTATGCTTATGATCAGTACGAAGACTGCCTAAACAGTGGTGAAGTGGATGCCGTCTATATCGCATTGCCCAATCATCTGCACTGTGAGTATACGGTGCGTGCTGCAAATGCAGGCATCCACGTCCTTTGTGAGAAGCCGATGGCAGTGACAGAAGACGAGTGTCAACAAATGATTGATGCGTGCGATCGCAATCAAGTCAAGCTGATGATTGCTTACCGTTTGCATCTCGAAGAAGCGAATATGCAGGCAGTCGAAATTCTCAAGTCTGGGCAAATTGGCGAACCACGCATCTTTAACTCTGTGTTTACTCAGCAAGTAAATGCGGGAAATATTCGCGTTCAGAAAGCAGTTGGTGGCGGCACGCTAGATGATATTGGCATCTACTGTATCAATGCGGCTCGCTATCTCTTTCAGGCAGATCCGATCGAGGTTTTTGCAACAGCAGCTAGTAAAGACGAACCTCGTTTTCGAGATGTTGCAGAGATGTCGAGTGCAATTTTGCGTTTCCCAGACGATCAACTCGCTTCGTTTACGGTCAGCTTTGGTGCAGCAAAAACTTCGAGTTATCAAGTGGTCGGGACAAAAGGCGATTTGCGAGTTGACCCAGGTTATTCAGGGCAAGGTGAGATTAAGCATATTTTGACGATCGACGACAAGACTCAAACTCAAACGTTTGAAGGTCACGATCAGCTTGCAGCTGAGTTTGTTTACTTCTCAGATTGCATCTTACAGAACAAAGAGCCAGAACCTTCAGGTCAAGAAGGGTTGATTGATATTCGGATCATTCAAGCGCTCTATGATTCGATTCAATCCGGTCGCTTTGTTCAGCTTCCCACCATGCAGCGAGAGTCCCGCCCTGGGCTACATCAATCGATTCAGCGCCCGCCGCTTGAGAAGCAACCTGAATTGGTCAATGCGGCTGATCCGTCGGGTCAATCTTAA
- the mdh gene encoding malate dehydrogenase, whose product MSSSFPTCSQFRVSIVGSGNVGSALAQRVAEKNLADVVLLDVVRGRPQGLALDLMEARGVERHDRHIFGTNDYLDTANSDVIVITAGLPRKPGMSRDDLLLTNAKIVRDVVKQAIAHSPHAVIIVVTNPLDVMTHLAWAVSELPPHQVMGMAGVLDSARFQTFIAMELNVSVSDINATVLGGHGDLMVPLPRYSTVNGIPITELLPETTIDKLIERTRNGGAEIVELMQTGSAFYAPASSACAMVEAILYNKSRLLPIAAYLQGEYGLNEVFIGVPCRLGCGGIEKIIELNLTESELTALHTSAKSIRENIDRANQLLAATV is encoded by the coding sequence ATGTCTTCTTCTTTTCCAACCTGCTCCCAATTCCGCGTTTCGATCGTTGGCTCAGGCAATGTTGGGAGTGCATTAGCTCAGCGAGTTGCAGAGAAAAATTTAGCAGATGTTGTCCTACTTGATGTAGTTCGGGGTCGTCCGCAGGGATTAGCGCTCGATTTGATGGAAGCGCGCGGGGTAGAACGGCACGATCGCCACATTTTTGGAACCAACGACTATCTCGACACAGCGAATTCCGATGTCATTGTGATTACAGCCGGACTGCCGCGCAAGCCCGGTATGAGCCGAGACGATTTGCTTTTAACCAATGCCAAAATCGTGCGCGATGTAGTGAAACAAGCGATCGCACATTCTCCTCATGCCGTCATCATCGTCGTCACAAACCCACTAGATGTCATGACGCATCTCGCTTGGGCAGTGAGCGAACTGCCCCCTCATCAAGTCATGGGTATGGCAGGCGTTCTCGATTCCGCTCGGTTTCAAACCTTTATCGCAATGGAACTGAATGTCTCAGTGTCAGACATTAATGCCACCGTCCTAGGCGGGCATGGCGATCTCATGGTTCCATTGCCTCGATATTCGACTGTCAATGGAATTCCAATTACAGAACTTTTACCCGAAACCACGATCGACAAACTCATCGAACGCACCCGTAATGGCGGTGCAGAAATCGTTGAGTTAATGCAGACCGGAAGCGCATTCTACGCACCTGCATCTTCAGCTTGTGCGATGGTTGAAGCAATTTTGTACAACAAATCTCGCCTGTTACCGATCGCCGCGTACCTTCAAGGAGAATATGGACTGAACGAGGTCTTCATTGGGGTTCCTTGCCGATTAGGATGCGGTGGCATCGAGAAAATCATCGAACTCAATCTCACAGAGTCTGAGTTAACAGCACTTCATACTTCAGCAAAATCGATTCGAGAAAATATTGATCGTGCAAATCAACTTTTAGCAGCTACAGTGTAA
- the ndhO gene encoding NAD(P)H-quinone oxidoreductase subunit O gives MPIKKGEMVRVVREKLENSVEAKASDPRFPSYIFETQGEVVDLKGDYAFVKFGKVPTPNIWLRQDQLESFK, from the coding sequence ATGCCAATTAAGAAAGGCGAGATGGTACGCGTTGTGCGTGAGAAGTTAGAAAACAGCGTCGAAGCAAAAGCAAGCGATCCGCGCTTCCCTAGCTATATCTTTGAAACCCAGGGTGAAGTCGTCGATTTGAAGGGCGATTATGCCTTTGTCAAATTTGGCAAAGTTCCCACTCCCAATATTTGGCTGCGTCAAGACCAGCTTGAATCCTTCAAATAG
- the murA gene encoding UDP-N-acetylglucosamine 1-carboxyvinyltransferase gives MPTQEDRPITLAPNLSQDSSPEESHSVLHIWGQQPLSGHVKISGAKNSALVLMAGSILCSGTCRLRNVPSLLDITRIGEILSALGVKVLHDQEAGILDLDASDINQSKAPYEIVSKLRASFFVIGPLLARLGVAQVPLPGGCSIGDRPVDLHVKGLQALGAEVIIEHGVVNAYVRGNRKRLTGARIYLDFPSVGATENIMMAATLAEGETIIENAAQEPEVVDLANFCNAMGAKIQGAGTNRIVINGVPKLHEIDYSVVPDRIEAGTFLMAGAITRSEISLSPVVPDHLSAAIAKLSEIGIHVAIDAPDCVRVLPAKTFRGTDIETLPFPGFPTDLQAPFMSLLTLAEGDSMITETLFENRLQHVAELNRMGADIRLKGNIAIVRGVPQLSGAPVQGTDLRASAALVIAGLAANGMTTVKGLNHLDRGYDNIEAKLRGLGAKIQRALDTSVVSAPMKAAL, from the coding sequence ATGCCGACCCAGGAGGACAGACCCATTACTCTCGCGCCCAATTTGTCTCAAGATTCTTCACCTGAAGAAAGTCACTCTGTACTACACATTTGGGGACAACAACCCCTGAGTGGACACGTCAAGATCAGCGGGGCTAAAAATTCCGCCCTTGTCCTCATGGCTGGGTCGATTCTTTGCTCAGGAACTTGTCGGTTACGAAATGTCCCTTCGCTGCTCGATATCACTCGCATTGGCGAGATCTTGTCAGCCTTGGGCGTTAAAGTACTCCACGATCAAGAAGCTGGCATTCTTGATTTGGATGCCTCTGATATTAACCAATCCAAAGCGCCTTACGAAATCGTTAGCAAACTCCGGGCAAGCTTCTTTGTCATTGGTCCCTTGCTGGCGCGTTTAGGCGTTGCTCAAGTGCCGTTGCCGGGTGGATGCTCGATCGGCGATCGTCCCGTTGATTTGCACGTAAAAGGCTTACAAGCCCTAGGTGCAGAAGTCATCATCGAACATGGGGTTGTCAATGCGTACGTGCGTGGAAATCGCAAACGCTTGACAGGCGCACGGATTTATCTCGATTTCCCAAGCGTGGGTGCAACCGAGAATATCATGATGGCAGCGACCTTAGCAGAAGGCGAAACAATTATTGAAAATGCCGCTCAAGAGCCGGAAGTCGTCGATTTGGCGAATTTCTGTAATGCGATGGGTGCAAAGATTCAAGGTGCAGGAACTAATCGGATTGTGATCAACGGCGTTCCCAAATTGCACGAAATTGATTATTCGGTTGTCCCGGATCGGATTGAAGCGGGAACGTTTTTGATGGCGGGTGCAATTACGCGATCGGAAATTAGCTTATCTCCTGTTGTGCCGGATCATTTGAGTGCAGCGATCGCGAAACTCAGCGAAATCGGAATTCATGTGGCAATTGATGCTCCCGATTGTGTTCGAGTGTTGCCTGCCAAAACTTTCCGGGGTACGGATATTGAAACCTTGCCTTTCCCTGGATTTCCTACAGATCTGCAAGCTCCGTTTATGTCATTGCTGACCTTAGCCGAGGGAGACAGCATGATTACAGAGACGCTGTTTGAGAATCGGCTTCAGCATGTGGCAGAACTGAATCGCATGGGCGCAGATATTCGCTTAAAAGGCAATATTGCGATCGTGCGCGGTGTGCCTCAACTGTCTGGTGCGCCTGTCCAAGGTACAGATCTGAGAGCTTCTGCCGCCTTAGTGATTGCGGGCTTGGCAGCGAATGGCATGACGACTGTAAAAGGGTTGAATCACCTCGATCGTGGGTATGACAACATTGAGGCGAAACTGCGAGGACTGGGTGCAAAAATCCAGCGTGCGCTCGATACCTCAGTTGTCAGCGCTCCGATGAAAGCTGCCCTCTAA